In Oncorhynchus tshawytscha isolate Ot180627B linkage group LG06, Otsh_v2.0, whole genome shotgun sequence, the following are encoded in one genomic region:
- the LOC112245387 gene encoding leucine-rich repeat-containing protein 4-like: MSPVGQVSLQPTWNAALLTLLALTMVPALSLYQPVGLGAPSNPQNCPAVCSCTNQLAKVVCTRRGLVRVPPGIPTNTRYLNLMENSIETIQADTFRHLHHLEVLQLGRNAIRQIEVGAFNGLTSLNTLELFDNRLTGIPSGAFEYLSKLRELWLRNNPIESIPSYAFNRVPSLMRLDLGELRRLDYISDGAFEGLQNLKYLNLGMCNLMEMPVLSPLTGLEELEMSENTFPEMKPGSFRGLCSLQKLWIMNSGITVIERNAFDDITALVELNLAHNNLSSLPHDLFAPLQYLVELHLHHNPWRCDCDVVWLSWWLREYIPTNSTCCGRCHSPAHMRGRYLVEVDQTTFQCSAPFILDAPRDLNISAERVAELKCRTASMSSVRWLLPNGTVLTHGSAHPRISVLNDGTLNFSNVLPSDTGVYTCMVTNMAGNSNASAYLNVSNAELNTSNLSYFTTLTVEVLEPTVEEIPKPKPTIPASPSVFQPVFISTPTVLLQNTQTPRQISLPTARGPIHPPPSLDEVMKTTKIIIGCFVAVTLLAAAMLIAFYKLRKRHQQRSTVAAARTIEIIQMDEELPQVPSARSGSSGSEETGLALPMLLEHNSTVFNKDYISSSSSSSHRDRDRHRDRDRDRAAYGAHWTHNNLGNSLHRSSSRQYYQQHQSLISTIAEPYVIKPTHTKEKVQETQI; encoded by the coding sequence ATGAGTCCTGTGGGCCAGGTTTCTCTGCAGCCCACCTGGAACGCAGCCCTGCTCACCCTGCTAGCCCTCACCATGGTGCCAGCTCTCAGTTTGTACCAGCCTGTCGGCCTGGGTGCTCCCTCTAACCCCCAGAACTGCCCGGCGGTGTGCTCCTGCACCAACCAGCTTGCTAAGGTGGTGTGTACGCGCCGTGGCCTGGTCAGGGTGCCCCCCGGGATCCCCACCAACACCAGGTACCTCAACCTGATGGAAAACAGCATCGAGACCATCCAAGCTGACACCTTCAGACACCTACACCATCTTGAGGTGCTGCAGCTGGGCAGGAACGCCATCAGGCAGATTGAGGTGGGGGCCTTCAATGGCCtgaccagcctcaacaccctggaGCTGTTTGACAACAGACTGACGGGGATCCCCAGCGGGGCCTTTGAGTACCTGTCCAAGCTGAGGGAGCTGTGGCTGAGGAACAACCCCATCGAGAGCATCCCGTCCTATGCTTTCAACAGGGTGCCCTCTCTGATGAGGCTGGACCTGGGCGAGCTCAGGAGGCTGGATTACATCTCTGACGGGGCATTTGAGGGCCTGCAGAACCTCAAGTACCTGAATCTGGGGATGTGTAACCTTATGGAGATGCCTGTCCTGTCACCCCTGACAGGCCTGGAAGAGCTGGAGATGTCTGAGAACACTTTCCCTGAGATGAAGCCTGGCTCGTTCCGTGGCCTGTGCTCCCTACAGAAACTCTGGATTATGAACTCTGGGATCACCGTGATTGAGAGGAACGCTTTCGATGACATTACGGCGCTGGTGGAGCTGAATCTAGCCCATAATAACCTGTCGTCTCTCCCCCATGACCTCTTTGCCCCGCTGCAGTACCTGGTGGAACTTCATCTCCACCACAACCCCTGGAGGTGTGACTGTGACGTGGTCTGGCTGTCCTGGTGGCTCAGGGAGTACATCCCCACTAACTCCACCTGCTGCGGCCGCTGCCACTCCCCTGCCCACATGAGAGGACGATACCTGGTGGAGGTGGACCAGACCACATTCCAGTGCTCTGCTCCCTTCATCCTGGATGCTCCCAGGGACCTCAACATCTCTGCAGAGAGAGTGGCTGAACTCAAGTGTCGTACAGCCTCCATGTCATCGGTCCGATGGCTGCTTCCTAATGGGACCGTTCTGACCCATGGCTCGGCTCACCCTCGGATTTCTGTCCTTAACGACGGAACACTCAACTTCTCCAACGTTCTGCCATCGGACACAGGCGTCTACACCTGCATGGTGACTAACATGGCGGGTAACTCCAATGCCTCGGCCTACCTGAATGTCAGCAACGCCGAACTCAACACCTCCAACCTGTCCTATTTCACTACACTGACTGTGGAGGTGCTAGAGCCCACCGTAGAGGAGATCCCCAAACCCAAACCCACCATTCCAGCCTCGCCCTCCGTGTTCCAGCCCGTCTTCATCTCCACACCCACTGTGTTGCTCCAGAACACCCAGACCCCCCGCCAGATATCTCTCCCCACGGCCCGTGGCCCCATCCACCCTCCCCCCAGCCTCGATGAGGTCATGAAGACAACCAAGATCATCATTGGCTGCTTCGTTGCGGTGACACTCCTGGCCGCTGCCATGTTGATTGCCTTCTACAAGCTGCGTAAGCGGCACCAGCAGCGGAGCACGGTGGCAGCGGCGCGGACCATCGAGATCATCCAGATGGACGAGGAACTTCCCCAGGTTCCATCGGCCAGATCAGGTTCTAGCGGGTCTGAGGAGACTGGGCTGGCTCTGCCCATGTTATTGGAACACAACAGCACCGTCTTCAATAAGGATTACATCTCGTCGTCCTCATCATCCTcccacagagacagggacagacacagagacagggacagggacagagctgCCTATGGGGCTCACTGGACCCATAACAACCTGGGAAACTCCCTGCATCGCTCCTCCAGCCGCCAGTATTATCAGCAGCACCAGAGCCTCATCAGCACCATCGCAGAGCCGTACGTCATTAAGCCAACTCACACCAAGGAGAAGGTCCAAGAGACCCAGATCTAG